One genomic segment of Hordeum vulgare subsp. vulgare chromosome 2H, MorexV3_pseudomolecules_assembly, whole genome shotgun sequence includes these proteins:
- the LOC123426965 gene encoding protection of telomeres protein 1b-like: MSVSSLGNAQNTMEASSSAAAVREQKRQREGGAVPSMAAGKAKYKYLSIADALKAPGFRVCIFATVIEIGAAFRSRGTDFTLTLRIADQSRTSGISVTFFANNPGLLPCVRSSGDVISLHNVEIKLLHGEYFVTFNKRLSSFALFGGMVSTEFTPYQISMKHHGSELDNQILTQMRLWLVYHPPGLKDLELQLWNIKSDSTFDLVCKVLHVCQAPSGEWIFYVWDGTDTPATELQTLLDTEAVTPTPLHPEEVPLPREVLCTLPCVGTVLRVFSNRFSKEILHLQKDIYWARFCNITCKQEFGMWQGSLLPSSRIRLLSNEDGSVVERLKTYDGRFATQVHREPMASLHKTSNITDVEFQRAGYTTLMESLTHGEVTHKFKTLVRVVAAYPCQGKELHSLLTGDYCLRLTLEDPTARIHAYVHKDDAVSFFGGFLTLAALTRKMNRLLGVPEPEDAEEGIAGGRNPPWIWCCLKSYRLDKYDPWGSRRYRIFGTEIRD; this comes from the exons GGCGCGGTTCCATCGATGGCGGCGGGGAAGGCGAAGTACAAGTACCTGTCTATCGCCGACGCTCTTAAGGCCCCCGGATTCCGAGTCTGCATCTTCGCCACCGTCATCGAGATCGGCGCCGCCTTCCGCAGCCGCGGAACCG ATTTCACTCTTACATTGAGGATAGCTGATCAATCTCGTACATCTGGTATCTCCGTGACTTTCTTTGCTAACAACCCTGGACTACTGCCATGTGTTAGGTCAAGCGGAGATGTCATCAGTCTCCATAATGTTGAG ATAAAATTGCTTCATGGAGAATACTTTGTAACTTTTAACAAAAGGCTTTCTTCGTTTGCACTATTTGGAGGGATGGTATCTACAGAATTCACGCCTTACCAGATTTCTATGAAACATCATGGAAGCGAACTTGACAATCAAATTTTAACCCAGATGAGACTGTGGCTTGTGTATCATCCTCCAG GTCTGAAAGATCTTGAATTGCAGCTATGGAATATAAAGTCTGATTCTACTTTTGATCTTGTATGCAAG GTCCTTCATGTCTGTCAAGCTCCCAGTGGCGAATGGATTTTTTATGTCTGGGATGGAACTGATACTCCTGCAACTGAGCTTCAGACACT TTTGGACACGGAAGCAGTTACACCAACCCCTCTGCATCCTGAAGAAGTGCCGCTACCCAGGGAGGTTTTATGCACGCTGCCTTGTGTTGGAACTGTCCTGAGGGTATTCTCAAACAGATTTTCCAAGGAAATACTacacttgcaaaaggatatttacTGGGCCAGGTTCTGCAATATTACTTGCAAACAGGAGTTTGGCATGTGGCAAGGCAGTTTGCTGCCATCTAGTAGAATTCGTCTTTTATCTAATGAAGATGGCAGTGTCGTAGAACGTTTGAA GACGTACGACGGTCGTTTTGCCACCCAAGTTCATCGAGAGCCAATGGCTAGCCTCCACAAGACCTCTAATATTACTG ATGTGGAATTCCAGAGAGCAGGTTACACAACATTAATGGAGTCGCTCACCCATGGAGAG GTGACGCACAAATTCAAAACCCTGGTCCGTGTGGTGGCGGCGTACCCTTGTCAAGGCAAAGAGCTGCATTCACTATTGACGGGTGATTATTGCCTTCGGCTGACTCTCGAGGATCCTACAGCGAGAATCCATGCATACGTCCACAAGGACGACGCG GTGAGCTTTTTCGGCGGTTTCCTCACGCTGGCTGCGCTGACCAGGAAGATGAATAGGCTGCTGGGCGTCCCGGAGCCAGAAGATGCCGAGGAAGGCATCGCTGGGGGCAGGAACCCTCCCTGGATATGGTGCTGCCTGAAGTCGTACCGTCTGGACAAGTACGACCCCTGGGGCAGTAGACGGTATCGGATCTTCGGCACGGAGATCAGGGACTGA
- the LOC123426964 gene encoding indole-3-glycerol phosphate synthase, chloroplastic-like, with the protein MEALATAPAPSRPGLPPPTRRSHLRRPKTLATSKLPRRVTAALPMDRAAPLRCTPAETDAAATTSDQAETAAAAVAEATEQGNNGGPAGNAPAASIEGLDGIKIRRRPVTGPSVHHVGPFQFRLENEGNTPRNILEKIVWNKDVEIWQMKEKMPLYRLKGPLDNAPPARDFVAALKASYNRTALPALIAEVKKASPSRGVLRENFDPVEIAQAYEKNGAACLSVLTDSKFFQGSFDYLEAIRNAGVKCPLLCKEFIIDAWQLYYARSKGADAVLLIAAILPDRDISYMLKICKILGMAALVEVHDEREIDRVIGIDGIQLIGINNRNLETFEVDISNTKKLLEGERGQLIAQKDIIVVGESGLFTPDHVSFVQDAGVKAILVGESLIKQDDPGKAIAGLFGKDISPMSSAA; encoded by the exons ATGGAGGCGCTCGCCACCGCACCCGCGCCATCACGTCCAGGCCTCCCACCTCCGACCCGCCGCTCGCATCTCCGCCgccccaaaaccctagccacctccaAGCTCCCTCGCCGCGTCACCGCCGCGCTTCCCATGGACCGCGCCGCACCTCTTCGCTGCACTCCCGCCGAGACG GATGCGGCGGCGACGACCTCGGACCAGGCCGAgacggcagcggcggcggtggccgaagccacggAGCAGGGCAACAACGGGGGCCCAGCGGGGAACGCCCCCGCCGCAAGCATCGAGGGGCTCGACGGGATAAAGATCCGGAGGCGCCCGGTCACGGGCCCGTCCGTGCACCACGTGGGCCCCTTCCAGTTCCGCCTCGAGAACGAGGGGAACACGCCGCGCAACATCCTCGAGAAGATTGTATGGAACAAGGACGTTGAGATTTGGCAG atgaaggagaaaATGCCCTTGTACAGGCTGAAAGGCCCGCTGGACAATGCGCCTCCGGCCAGGGACTTTGTTGCTGCGCTGAAAGCATCGTACAATCGGACTGCTCTGCCCGCTCTGATTGCGGAGGTCAAGAAGGCTTCACCAAGCCGGGGGGTTCTTAGGGAGAATTTCGACCCG GTCGAGATCGCTCAAGCATACGAGAAAAATGGAGCAGCATGCTTAAGTGTTCttacagattcaaaattctttcaG GGAAGTTTCGACTACTTGGAGGCTATACGCAATGCTGGAGTAAAG TGTCCTCTTCtgtgcaaagagttcatcattgaTGCTTGGCAGCTTTACTATGCACGGTCTAAGGGAGCAGATGCTGTTCTTCTGATTGCTGCCATCTTACCTGATCGTGATATCAGTTATATGCTGAAAATATGCAAAATACTCGGGATGGCAGCTTTAGTTGag GTGCATGATGAAAGGGAAATCGACCGTGTTATAGGGATAGATGGCATTCAGCTTATTGGCATCAATAATCGTAATCTTG AAACTTTCGAAGTTGACATCTCAAACACCAAAAAGCTTCTGGAGGGTGAACGGGGACAACTTATAgcccaaaaggacataatt GTCGTAGGCGAATCTGGACTGTTTACGCCTGACCATGTTTCGTTCGTTCAGGATGCCGGGGTCAAAGCG ATTCTTGTCGGGGAATCCCTCATCAAGCAGGACGATCCTGGGAAAGCAATCGCTGGGCTTTTTGGTAAAGACATCTCACCCATGAGTAGTGCTGCGTAA